The Lycium ferocissimum isolate CSIRO_LF1 chromosome 8, AGI_CSIRO_Lferr_CH_V1, whole genome shotgun sequence DNA segment atataatcatggaagaacgtggcatGGGGGAAGAGCAATAATGtttccacacgtagatagaaatcCTGCATACCTCtaacgctccaaaacttgtataaaAGTCTGAACTTTGAGTAGAAGTCCAAAAGCCTTAGTCTTGAATCCTTGTGatgggttttcaagaaaaccgtAGGTTAGGaataatgattttatatttagaaatcatggacacatgttagaattcacttgaaaggtttggaataggcttaccttggtgtattGGATTGATGGGAGAAGAAAACCTTCATGCTAGGCTTGAGAAtatgaaaaatagaataaaaggcTGAAGTTCCGTATTTATACTTTTATCGCATCGGAGAAATATACGGTCAATTTATACGACCCGTATTTTGATATACAGTCCATATAAATTGACCGTAATTCCATTGGTCGAATTTCTAGAAACTACGATTTTTTCCACAAGATTTATAGACCGGAAATACGGTCTGTATTTCTTTATACGGCCAgaagtacggtccgtatttagTGACCGTATTCCCACTGTCAATTCCAGAACCCAAGTTTATTTTCCCATGCATTGACATGGACCAAAGTACCGTCCGTATTTATTTATACTGTTTGTATAGCTTGGCGTAAAACTAGTACTTTACTGAAGTCAAATGAATTTAATTTTAACACTCCCCGTCTGGTTTTCTACGTCCTGAATCATGAACATAGCTTAGTTAGGAGGTACGATCGAGGTGTGACAACACCTGCGCATCATTCTCCTTCTTGTATCTCAAATCTAAGTATATTTAAGTGTATTTCatggcttcttctccttcttgtatctcagatctgagtgtatttaaaattttgtatctgaaattttgttgaaatacAATCAAATACATTCGTTTTGATTGTATTTTGGGGGGCGAACTAGATGTATTTAAATATATGTGTTGGTTGAATGATCTATGTACAAATGTTTGTATACATTTTTTCGAGTAAATACAGTGTATTTAAAATTTTGcgaaatacattcaaatacagttGTTGGTTGATCATATTTTTGGACACAAACTCGATTTATTTGACTGTATGTGTTGTTtgaataatctatatatatatttgtatacaatttttcgagtaaatacaatgtatttaaaattttgcatctgaaattttgttgaaatacattcaaatacagtcgAATACATTCAACAACACCCAAAACAAAAGGATACATTAATATATAAACACACTAAAATACACAGCCCCATTGTGTATTTAAATGCACTTAAATACATCATTTTGAATACACATGTATtcaaagaaactaaggttgcaTGTATCcaaatacagtcaaatacatgTGACATCAGATAAGGTTGGATATAACTGAACAGTATATTCAAATATACtgaaatacaacaaatacaaaGAAAATGCCTAAAtatagctacgaattgtaaataacAAAAAGATAGCTACAGATTGAAAGCAAGCATTAAAAGTTAGTTATTTACGTAAGTTGCCCAATAATAATTGAAGCATTAAGAAGCAAACAAACTGCCAATACAAAGAGAAATCCTCCCCAATTTTTTCTTGCGAGTacaatcttcttttctttttagataGCTGTGCAAATTAAAGCAACTCCAACTATAATAAGCCAAATGAAGtttcccaaaaagaaaaggcaaGGCAACTAGCTAAACTAGATTTATCAAGGACAAATTTACATGTTCGCTTGCTTCAATTGaatcacaaaaaaattaaagcagTTACTTCATTTTCtatctcttctttttcatatatttatttattttgtggtTTCATATACCCCCAACCATGCATCAAACAAAATAGAAGTCCCTTCCCATTTACCATGATGAGTTTGAACAAATTAAAAAGCCTTACACATGAGTAGTACTCTTCAAATGTTCATAGAGAGTTGAGAAAAATCATCAGATAATCCTCTTGAAGATCTTGCATCAGCTTCACTTGCATAAGAAGAATAAAAATCATCATCCCCATCTCTCTCTTTTACTTCATCAATTTTCTCCATTGCTTCTTTCATATCAAACCTCTTCtccatatcaagatcacaacaacccaatgcTATCTTCAATAGCCTCATCATTTCCCCTTCTGCATTCTTCGTCCCCCTCATGTCCTTCTCGAATACCTCTACGCCTGATGAGTCTTCGTTGACCACGGACCGTACCCATGTTGCCAAATCCGTGTCACTTCCCTTTCCTTGTTGCAAGAAATTGGACGGGAATTTGCCCGTTATGATCTCGAGTATTAATATTCCGAGTGTCCATACATCGTTTTTTCGTGTGATTCGCCCACTATGCTTGAATTCAGGAGATTTGTAAGCGATCATATGTTCTTGAGCATGCTCTAGGTTTACTACGGGTAGTAAGGCATAGTCCGTGAGAAGTGGCTCGTAGGATTCATTTAGAAGAACGTTGGAGGATTTGAGGTGACCATGGGGTGCTGTCAAGCTTGGTAGCTCGTTGTAGAGGTATAATAGTCCTTTGGCTACTCCCTTTACAATTTTTAACCGGGTTGGCCAATCCAAGCTTGGTTGCCCGCGGGATTTATTGCCTGAAAAAGATCCATTAACCGTCAACAATCACATACATTgaagacataattaaataaataaaagtatacTGTGTTTAAAAATGTAAATTTTTAGATAAAATAGTCAAACGATGCAATATAATATCATAGCAGAAGGTTATGGATTCAAATCTCAAACCACCCactatcaacaaaaaaaaaaaaataataataataataatttacgTGATTAATCAATGAAATGAGGTTCACATGTGAGGCGTGTGTTAAAAGTATGattaaataactaaataaaagttTATTCTGTAGAAAGACTTATGCTTCTTAGATGATATCATCAAAATTCAACGAGGGGCAATTCATATCAACTCAATTGCCAAACAATGATGAGAATAGTGAAGAAGATAGTGTACTACATAAATTAGTGACTTCTGAAGTTTATCGAGACCAACTAACTAATCAAGGCTAAATCAAAACTATCGATACTCCAGGGTTCAGGAAGAGAAATTCTTAACCATTTGTCATATCGTAATCGTAACATTGAATTTTGAAAAGTGCCAGAATAATAAATAAGCATAAAGTACGTACCATGAAGATGAACTGCAAGGCTGACATTGTTGACATACTCGGAGACCAAAAGTTTTTCCTCCTTCCTATAATAGAAAGCGACAACAGGAAGCAAGTTCTTATGATTCAACCTGCCTAGCCTTCTCATATGCTCATGAAAATCTTCCTTGCCTACATTATTCATTTGCCTAAACCTTTTGACAACCATAACAGGCCCAGTGCTAAGTGCAGCTTTATAAGTTGATCCAAATACCCCACTACCCAATATTTCAGCTGAAGCCTTTAATAAATCTGGCAAGTCAAACTTTTCTATGTCATCTTTCAAGAATAGAAGTTTCTGCTGAGGTTGTTCAGGCCTTTTTGGGCCCGGTCCCTCCGGAGAACGGTCAGGTGGAGCCACTACTTGGCCCTGTTCCATCTTGTCTAGGTCTGCTGAGGGCGCCTTCTGGTGAGTGGCGCCCCCGGCAGTACCAGATGAAGAAGCAATTGCTCTTGCTTCCGTTTCAGGCATCTGCTTGCGCTGACGAAGAATGATGATAACAACGACAATTGCTGCTACTGCTGCTGCCACTGCGATAACCACCAATATAATTGTCCAAAGAGCTATTTTTGGTTCACTCGTGCATTTCGATAACGGACCGTCACAAAGAGCATTACCTGTAttattaagaaatgaataaaatgagaaaatgttTACTAAGATCATGAGATGTAAAACGTGCATTAGTTTTGTTTAGTATAGGGgcctgaatatatatatatatatatatattttttttaaaaaggaaagatcgTCACATATATTGttatttaaagtctacttttctagACATTTTAGATACAAAATCAATAATTACCTTATTATAATCGTCAAGAATAATGCAAAGTTGttaacaattttttcaaaacagtttatactaaaaatatttcaACTAACAATATAGCTAATCCATCATGTGACTAAACAACCGcttctcttttttaaaaaataaaataaaaattgtgtgcttcgtttgtctcaatttatgtacaCAATTtagatttcgagagtcaaacttctttatttttatcgTAAATTCAAACatacaattttaaattttttgaaaaaataatttacatatttagacatAAAAATACCACTaatcacaaaaaaaatttaacacaaATTAGCCATAAACTTATTAAAAATGGGGCCCCGAAAATTTGGTGGCCCAAGGCCATTGCCTTAGTGGCTTGGGCCTTGAACCGGCCCTGTCCTCTGTCTcaattatgtgatatagtttgactagacaattagtttaagaaaaaaaaatgaaagacatTTGAAACTTATAATCTAGTGTGGCTGTAATCGTTTCATTAAAGATAAAAAGGGAAGTTTtaactaaaattattttaaatatcaaaatgtatcattttttttttttagacagactaaaaagaaagtatatcatataaattggggcacagggagtaatattttaggAGTGGTGAAGGAAAGAAATCATACCTATGCCAAACATAACATAATTCCACAATTTAAATAGTAAGCATTTACGTCTCACTGTCGCGATGGAATTATGGCAGTTTAATTTAAGAAAACAGAGGAAGGAACAAGATATTAATACAGTGGAAGGAACGACATAATCACCATGCTAGGACTGAGGAAAAAAACATGTTGAGATATGATGTAATGTGGGAGTATATCACACTGTATATCAGTGTATACAGGCAGAGCTAGCCAAGTAAGTTCTTAGGTTGATCATTAATTTGTGATTAGTTTTAATGATTAGGTGACAGCTGTCATTAGCTGTAACTGAATTCAATTACATATGCATACTATATAAGTGCATATGTGCAATGTAATTAGGGCTTGATCTATCAATAGaaatatcttcttcttccatCCTTCTCTCGGTTACACTAAAACTGCCATGGCTGTGTTAAGCTTCAGCTCAAGCTGTTGAGCTCATAATTTCATATAACACCTTGTGTTACATTAGACGAAATAATTTATGCTAAAGATTCATTTAAAGTAAGAAAACATGCTAAATGAACACTAGAGATAAGTTATTCAAAGGACACATTTCGCACATTTTGTTAGCTTGGTTAAAATTTGACGACCTATCACATGCATATGGTCCAAATATTCCTCGTTtcttcatttcatgaaattttttaagaGATATTGGTGTTTGATACCTCTCTTATATTCTTAGAGCCCATGTATTGTCTACAATTCAGCCATTTCATTAGTGAAATTGCGAGAAATTTGTGTACTTTGGAGCTAGCATCATTTACGTATGTTAACATGGTTAACAAAATGGAATATCCTACGCAAGAAAGAGCTATGTACAGACACAAATAAAATTACCTTCAAATGACGAAGCTTTAAGACTAGAAAGGCCACGAGGAATTGGACCCTCAAGAGAGTTGTTAGCAAAATTCATAtccttaattctttcttgattaaaaTCAGGTATTTGACCTTCAAATTTGTTGTTTTCAAGCCTCAATTCTGTAAGCTTAGGCAATTGACCCAAAACAGATGGGATTTTACCAGTTAATTGATTGTTAGcaatatgaaatttttttaaccAATGCATCCCTTCAAAAACAGTGTTATCAATTTGGCCAGAGAAATTGTTGTTGTCGAAATAAGCCGTTTTCAACCCCGCAAGTTTATTCAAAGTTGGTATAGGCCCTTCGAAATTATTGTTCTTGACACTTATGGTCCTGAAATTAGGCAACTCTTTAAGAGCGTCCACATCAATTGTCCCGCTTAAGCCTTTATTCTCCAATTGCAACCCAAAAACGAATCCGTTTTCACAAATAACGGTATCCCAATTGGACTTATCGTTATTTTTGTCGCAAGGGGGTACATTAAGATTCCAATTAGAAAACGCGCCATTTTTATTCAAGGACTTGCTGAACCTGAATAAAATCTCCGCCTCAGAGTTCCCTGACGAGGCGGGGGCCACGGCAAATGCGACAAATAATAACACGACGAGGAagaggtggtggtggtggtgctgATGATGGCGATTGTGGTTGCTATAACGGTATTGAGGCCCCGACATTGCATAGACTAGTGGTGGGGGTGCGCGCACTTGCGGGTGCGCGCCCTTACAAAGGGCAGCTACAAATGAGAAATAATATGGCTTATGGTGTGAGCTGGGCATGCAAAGAAAGTTTCAACATATCTCTAAGGGAATGGGATGATTGTGTGGGCATGCatgggaagagagagagagatgggaaGCTGAGAGTTTGAGAGGTGCTAAGAGTGTGCTTGGAGAAATGGACAAATGGGAAGTAGGGAGTTCAAAGTTGACAATGTCCTCTATGGTCGTCTTGGTCTTGCTTCAGAAAACTACGCTTTGCCTTTGAATTCAATTATAATTCAAACAGTTCTCATCTTCACCAAAATTCTACCTACAGATCAAGGACAAATCATGTAATTTCAACAAATCTCTATCATAGCTTGAATTAATATTCGTGGTTTCACTTTATGTGCCTTAATTTGACACAGCGCAGAATTTACGAAAGTAAGaacgatttttaaaatttttaatttaaataaagatgtgtgtaatgcACCGTACCAAAATCTTGCATCTCGTGGGTTTAAATACACTTAATGTGTTGGAATTAAAGAATTGTTATAGAAAGTATCATCCTTTTTTAAACATactaaattaaaaaggaaagtaagacataaattgagatagagagAAGAGGGAGTAGTAAAGAAGTACAAGACTAAAGttcatttcttttcttactATATATAAATCTTCTTGAGTTTTGTGCCTTGAAAAGATAGAATCGAATCATGATATTTCCTCCATCCCGATTTATGTTAACGGGTTTCGAGTATGAGAGTTAATATTTAAATTTCGATGTGAATTCGAGCATATAGATTCTTCAAgtttcaaaattaaatttatacttGAAAACTGCACGAAAAGTACTACTCCTTCTCCATTGCAGATTATGTGGCAATATTTCTTTTTAGTCaattccaaaaagaatgatatatatCTTAACTTCTTGGGAACAATTCAACtcaaacttctcattttacccttaatgacaAGCTTTTAAAGCCACACAGTATTACGATATGTTTAAGATCACTAGTTCCAAAAGTCTTACAACCACTGACATGTTATAACATGttaaaaatcataaatttttaaagtctttctgtcacaccctgatcCTAGGCCTGGACATAACACGGCACTCAGTGCCtgactacatgtgaccgagcgaaccaacttgttggctgaatcaacatgtgatatcataacatgctgaATGCGGAAAATAAACTAACACATgtgatatcataacatgctgaatgcggaaaaaaaaactaacacaTGATGATATAATGAAAGTCTGAATGATATAAATCGAACTGTGGAAACGCTAATATAAGTCTGAAGCATAACTGTAGCCGACATGGCTTAACATGAAAAGCCTACGACTCTGTCCAATTGTTACTCGACTATGAGCCTCTAATGAAGTACTGAAAACATTGACTGTTGTCGGGCCAAGACCCCCGACATAACTGACTGTCTGAAAAATACCGAAAGACTATAAAATAATGATAATGCCCCGAAagactggggctcaccaatcaGCTAATACTGGAAATCCTAGAGAGCAGATCCGTCATCCTGTAAATCGTTAcctgcatcgcgagatgcaggCCCCGAGCAAAAAGTGAcgttagtacatttgaattgcattggtatgtaaagcagcTGAAAGAAAGAACTATAAGCACTGAAACTGAAGCTGAACTGATAACTGACACCTGAAGTGAACAAAGAGgtaaagatatgaatacttCCTGTATTGAATAGAGAATCACCTGTTTAACTGAACTAATAATATGTGGGGCATCAgccaaatatataaatgcacAAATCAGTGCCCTTGGTCAAGTAAGTGTGTCAGTCAATGGCCTCagccaagtatacgtatacataagactGTGTCCTCGGGAAATCACATATGTTcaaaattcatttattattattaaggaACTGAGATCATTATAATAATGAACATTACTAAACTAAGACATTTATTCAAGGACTGATTATGAGAACTGAAGCTTTAACTAGTTTATAAACATGCTGAGtattctagactgagactcatgggtatCAAACACAAGTCTAAATTGATTACGTATTGAGCTCGCAACATTCGGAATGAAAGACATGAACGAATTACGAAACTAGATAATAGAAGTTCTGTAACTATTCAAGGAACtaagcttaactatatttctgaggcaattcGTAATGTTGTAAAAGAATATTGCATAGGGAGAGTCATTAACATTTCTAAACATAGaaagttagcctcacataccttaactccggcctttgagcgtaatacaacgTTCATCGCCTTTCTCAACGGTAATCTATATCAATATGTCAATGTAATCAACATTAGCAACAATACTCAAGTTTTGGCCATCCAGGCATTCCATCAAACACTTGGTCGGCATAAAGCTCCACGACCTCCATTAATGGTGATTTCCTCACCCAAttctcattctattacttctaggtgattctacaatcccAATTAGATAGAATTAATACCATTCTTCtcacccatatgattataacaatccTAAGTCATAATCCCAAAACCCTACCATAGTTCATATGATTCTCTTTATCAAACTCATTAACTTGTCTCTCAAAAATTCATAAATTCACAACTACAAATGATTAGAAGAGGAAAAAGATTACctttttgatgttcgatttccTTAAATTCGAATGATAGGGTTTCATGTCCAATGATAACGTCTCAAGCAAGGTTCTATGAATTAGAAAGGTTTAATCACGTTAGAAGAGTATTAGAGAATTGAATTCAATCTAGAATCATCATAGAACTTACGTTAGAGGgctcttgaggcttgggactagCTCTCTCTAGCCTTAGGATGATTTTTCGTGATTAGAGATGTTAGGGAAATAACCTCAGGCTTAAATAGGAGTTAAAACACGAAAATCCGACCAATGCATGATGGGCCCGCAATGCAAGGGCAACGCGGGACCCCTTGCAGTTTAAGACTTCAGAGAGCATGATTTTTTGCCTGGGCCCGCAATGTGGGCCGTGTTGGCTTTTGCACAATGTTTTTGTAACACGCATAACTTCTTGTATAGAGCTCCGTTCGCCTCCACCATATATTGtgggaaaggtatttcaaagatctttaACTTTGATTCTTCAGGTTCTCTCAAATTCCCGACGGATTTTCACGAGATCAGGCTGGAAGATAGACCTATTGaaaacttagtcgattctatcaaatcttatgcacctcactatccatcttgattccaaaaaacttattttcacCCATACTCATCCCGATTGGACTTCACATGTCTAAAATGTCtccttaatactcatttaacaaaTCCACACCTAATTCGAATTTACACAGTGTtacactttctttctttattgaCATACAACAAAAAGTATTTAGcggcaatattttttttttacttaagcAGCAATTAAGAATTTACACAAAAACCTTTACCAACAATATAATCGCTTGTTTGTCGGCTTGTCCCGCTAGGCTAAAAGCTTTAGCGGCAATTCTACTAGTAGCGATAAAGACCCCAATTATTACCTTAAAAATCATTACTTTAAATGACATTTGTTTACCAACGATTATAATGGCTACTAAAACCCCCAAGAAATGTCTTAGTTCATATAAACCCCACTTAATTGTTTGTAATAATAATGACTCTCtttatgtcacgccccaaaaagGGAAGCATGATTGGAACCCAATATTGTCAATGTATACCGAGGGAACCATGACATGTCTATCCGTCGCATAGACATACACTTAATATGAGTCATTTGGAAACTTTAACTTCAAAATAACTTTGGCATAAAAGTGTCACACCTCAAATTCACGTGACTAGCACTCGGAGCTCTACCCGATTTGAGCGAACCAATTCATACAAGAAAATCTATCTATATCCTTAAAGGACATGCATAAGTCTTTTCAAAATGGATTAAGTCATCTGGCGCCACCTAAACTTGTTTTTAGATTCCACTTAGACAGCTCAACTTAGTCCTGTACCAATTGAACACCTATACTACTCAGAATTAGTACCTATTAAGAACCTCGTGCAGACGTGGCACAGCAAGTGCAATTCACTTGTTGTTGAGCGAGTGAAATAAGTATTGTaacacttttttcattttttttttttaaaaaaaaaaaaactttttcaccTACCTTACCCAACCTAGCCGTCCCTGCCACCACTCCACCACCACATGTCCACCATCTTTGTCCACCTTAACCTCCAcataccacaaaaaaaaaaaaaaaaaaaaaatcacccttagtaaaatttctttttgttctcCACATGAgtatccatttttatttttattttgcctacttttaatttatttttatttttttgcatagAAGAAAGAATATACATGAAAATCTGGTCACATCACACCGTCGGCGACCTCGAACAACGCCGCCTGGATCGGAAACTCCACATGGGTAGATTGGGGGCTCTAACTAGATTGAAAACCACGCCAACGACCTCGAATTGGAACTTCGCCTGAAAGCTGGCTGGAGCCACCCACCTATTTCTAGCCATCCACCATCTCCGATGACCTGCCAGAAAACACCAATTCTCATTACTATTGATCTTACTACCTATAGGATTCAACATAacagcaacaaaaataataattaaaaaaaaaaaaaagagaaaaagtttGTTGGGGATGGCTGACCACTCATCTACGAGGAAGAACAAGAAAGGGGATGGGTTGCGTGGGTGTGGGGTAgaaattattaataattattttaagtTCAATGCAACACACCTGATTTAATTTGTCATTTTTCCACATCAACACGAGTGTATTGCACACATTCCATATTTTTTATGACTCAGTGAAAAGTGTTTAATAGGTACTAATTCTGAGTAGTATAGGTGTTCAATTGGTACAGGTCTAAGTtgaagtgtctaagtggaatccGAGGACAAGTTTAGGCACACCAGATGACTTAAG contains these protein-coding regions:
- the LOC132066983 gene encoding pollen receptor-like kinase 2, with protein sequence MPSSHHKPYYFSFVAALCKGAHPQVRAPPPLVYAMSGPQYRYSNHNRHHQHHHHHLFLVVLLFVAFAVAPASSGNSEAEILFRFSKSLNKNGAFSNWNLNVPPCDKNNDKSNWDTVICENGFVFGLQLENKGLSGTIDVDALKELPNFRTISVKNNNFEGPIPTLNKLAGLKTAYFDNNNFSGQIDNTVFEGMHWLKKFHIANNQLTGKIPSVLGQLPKLTELRLENNKFEGQIPDFNQERIKDMNFANNSLEGPIPRGLSSLKASSFEGNALCDGPLSKCTSEPKIALWTIILVVIAVAAAVAAIVVVIIILRQRKQMPETEARAIASSSGTAGGATHQKAPSADLDKMEQGQVVAPPDRSPEGPGPKRPEQPQQKLLFLKDDIEKFDLPDLLKASAEILGSGVFGSTYKAALSTGPVMVVKRFRQMNNVGKEDFHEHMRRLGRLNHKNLLPVVAFYYRKEEKLLVSEYVNNVSLAVHLHGNKSRGQPSLDWPTRLKIVKGVAKGLLYLYNELPSLTAPHGHLKSSNVLLNESYEPLLTDYALLPVVNLEHAQEHMIAYKSPEFKHSGRITRKNDVWTLGILILEIITGKFPSNFLQQGKGSDTDLATWVRSVVNEDSSGVEVFEKDMRGTKNAEGEMMRLLKIALGCCDLDMEKRFDMKEAMEKIDEVKERDGDDDFYSSYASEADARSSRGLSDDFSQLSMNI